The Saprospiraceae bacterium genome includes a window with the following:
- a CDS encoding CHRD domain-containing protein yields the protein MKLLVQFSSVLLIVFSMIACSKDDDTNPNETFKATLNGTSEVPANSSAATGTATLNFNNTTKIFSVVVNHNMAAATAGHIHKGAVGVNGDVVFPFANINSPVNFTSSALNATQEADLRAGLYYVNLHSASFPGGEIRGQLIKQ from the coding sequence ATGAAATTATTAGTTCAATTTTCAAGTGTTTTATTGATCGTTTTCAGTATGATTGCATGCAGTAAAGACGACGATACTAATCCCAATGAAACATTTAAAGCGACATTAAATGGTACGAGTGAAGTTCCCGCCAATTCATCAGCTGCTACCGGCACAGCTACACTTAATTTTAATAATACTACAAAAATATTTTCCGTTGTAGTTAATCACAATATGGCAGCTGCCACAGCTGGTCATATCCATAAAGGTGCTGTAGGAGTAAACGGTGATGTTGTATTTCCTTTTGCAAATATAAACTCTCCCGTAAATTTTACGAGCAGTGCCTTGAATGCAACTCAGGAAGCTGATTTAAGAGCCGGATTGTACTATGTAAACCTGCATTCCGCTTCATTCCCGGGTGGTGAAATCAGAGGTCAGTTAATCAAACAATAA
- a CDS encoding helix-turn-helix transcriptional regulator, whose translation MIIYVKNMACESCKVFVKEALTDLDISAIKVELGEIVTREDISDEDKLELNRKIKKVGLELLEKKQGVLIEKIRKIAIDYVYKSDEKPNITFSVLLSKELNHSYTYLANFFSEVQATTIEQFIISLKIERIKELIIFGEDTFSEIAYKLHYSSVAHLSTQFKKVTGLTPSHFKALKEKRRISIQNI comes from the coding sequence ATGATAATCTATGTAAAAAACATGGCTTGTGAAAGCTGTAAGGTATTTGTAAAAGAAGCATTGACCGATCTTGACATATCGGCGATTAAAGTAGAATTAGGTGAAATAGTAACTCGGGAAGATATTTCTGATGAAGATAAATTGGAACTGAATCGCAAAATCAAAAAAGTAGGGCTGGAACTTTTGGAAAAAAAACAAGGTGTACTGATTGAAAAAATCAGAAAAATTGCGATTGATTATGTTTATAAATCAGATGAGAAACCCAATATAACCTTCTCTGTTTTATTGAGTAAGGAATTAAATCACAGTTATACATACTTAGCCAACTTCTTTTCAGAAGTGCAGGCTACCACCATTGAACAATTTATTATTTCATTAAAAATTGAGCGTATAAAGGAGCTGATTATTTTTGGAGAGGATACTTTTTCAGAGATAGCTTACAAGCTTCATTACAGCAGTGTGGCACATTTGTCCACACAGTTCAAAAAGGTGACCGGATTGACCCCTTCGCATTTTAAAGCGTTAAAAGAAAAGCGAAGGATTTCCATTCAGAATATTTAA
- the ftsZ gene encoding cell division protein FtsZ, with protein MEFDIPKKEKSIIKVVGVGGGGGNAVAHMFRQGIAGVDFAICNTDAQAMETSPVETKIPLGSKLTEGRGAGSLPEIGKQSCIESIEDIRNWLSDGTKMLFITAGMGGGTGTGAAPIIAKVAKEMEILTVAIVTLPFKFEGLRRQRQALEGLEQLKKNVDSYLVISNDKMREFHLNLALSSAFGHADDILATAAKGIAEIITVPGYINVDFEDVNTVMRNCGVAIMGNSIAEGEDRARKAIHEALNSPLLEDNDIRGAQHILINISSGSKEVTMAEIGEITDYVQEEAGYGTDLIWGNCIDPTLGDKLCITLIATGFQEGGNKRKAVVEEKVKVPLEKEFNFIEEDFGFDFETEAGNNTVDFDTDDVAKTMEMLGVTRNYNQDNGSERKSSRLTDEMLKKREAEAARREYLRKSNSKPLDNPKIISDMENIPAFSRRNVILDETHKNNRQLSNYTVNMDDDGTVFMSNNSFLYDNVD; from the coding sequence ATGGAATTTGATATACCTAAAAAAGAGAAATCCATCATCAAAGTTGTCGGAGTAGGCGGCGGTGGTGGCAATGCAGTAGCACATATGTTCAGACAGGGTATCGCCGGTGTGGATTTTGCAATCTGCAACACAGATGCACAGGCAATGGAAACAAGCCCGGTAGAGACCAAAATTCCGTTGGGGTCAAAGCTCACTGAAGGACGGGGTGCCGGAAGTCTGCCTGAAATCGGCAAACAGTCATGTATAGAATCAATCGAAGATATACGAAATTGGCTTTCGGATGGTACCAAAATGCTTTTTATCACTGCCGGAATGGGTGGTGGTACGGGTACCGGTGCCGCACCTATCATTGCCAAGGTTGCTAAAGAAATGGAAATTCTGACCGTGGCAATTGTGACGCTTCCATTTAAATTTGAAGGACTTCGCAGACAGCGTCAGGCCTTGGAAGGACTGGAGCAACTAAAAAAGAATGTTGATTCTTATCTTGTTATTTCCAATGACAAAATGCGTGAATTCCATTTGAATCTTGCACTTTCTTCCGCTTTCGGACATGCAGATGATATTCTCGCAACCGCTGCAAAAGGAATTGCTGAAATTATAACAGTACCTGGTTATATTAATGTCGATTTTGAAGACGTGAATACTGTTATGCGTAATTGTGGAGTGGCTATTATGGGTAATTCTATCGCTGAAGGTGAAGACAGAGCCAGAAAAGCGATACATGAAGCACTTAATTCTCCACTTCTGGAAGACAATGACATAAGAGGAGCGCAACATATTTTAATTAATATTTCTTCAGGTAGTAAGGAAGTGACCATGGCAGAAATCGGTGAAATCACGGATTATGTGCAGGAAGAAGCAGGTTATGGAACAGACCTTATCTGGGGTAATTGTATTGACCCGACCTTGGGTGATAAACTTTGTATCACACTGATAGCTACTGGTTTTCAGGAAGGCGGAAACAAACGTAAAGCTGTAGTGGAAGAGAAAGTCAAAGTACCTTTAGAAAAGGAATTTAATTTTATTGAAGAAGATTTTGGTTTTGATTTCGAAACAGAGGCAGGAAACAATACCGTTGATTTTGATACGGATGATGTTGCCAAAACAATGGAGATGCTCGGTGTCACCCGAAATTACAATCAGGATAACGGATCTGAAAGAAAGTCTTCCAGACTGACAGATGAAATGCTGAAGAAAAGAGAAGCAGAGGCGGCAAGAAGAGAATACCTCCGAAAATCGAATAGTAAGCCTTTAGATAATCCAAAAATTATTTCTGATATGGAAAATATTCCGGCATTTTCACGCAGGAATGTTATCCTGGATGAAACGCACAAAAACAACCGACAACTATCTAATTACACTGTCAATATGGATGACGACGGCACCGTGTTTATGTCCAATAATTCCTTTTTATACGATAACGTAGATTAA
- a CDS encoding FtsW/RodA/SpoVE family cell cycle protein, whose protein sequence is MSVFTTYYNLKGDKSIWLIVALLSLFSLLIVYSTSGSMAYKLNAGSSTEYYLVRQLVFIGAGMFLMYTTYRLHYLIYAKLAPILMIIAIPLLVYTALFGVEINDAARWIKIPILDLSFQTSDFAKLALILYVARSLATRQDYIKDFKSAFVPIIAPVILICGLIAPSDLSTSALLFLTCFLMMFIGRISLKYVFLLVLLGALVFAGIFVIGTYFPEHVRVETWVSRIQEFMYSDGQYQVQQSKIAIAEGGFFGLGPGNSIQRNILPYAYADFIFAIICEEYGFFGGIAILGLFLWLLIRCVSLVTRCPKTFGTMLAIGLCLNIVIQAFANISVSVQLVPATGLTLPMISMGGTSFLFTCIALGIILSVSRFVEQAQEEKKKLEQIEMADAGNH, encoded by the coding sequence TTGTCAGTATTTACAACATATTACAATCTTAAAGGAGACAAATCCATTTGGCTTATAGTAGCCCTGTTGAGCTTGTTTTCGTTGTTGATCGTGTATTCCACTTCGGGTAGTATGGCATATAAACTGAATGCAGGTTCCAGTACGGAATATTACTTAGTCAGACAGCTTGTGTTTATTGGTGCAGGGATGTTTTTAATGTACACGACTTACAGATTGCATTACCTGATTTATGCCAAACTGGCCCCGATATTGATGATTATTGCAATCCCGCTCTTGGTTTATACTGCACTCTTTGGCGTAGAAATAAATGATGCAGCCAGATGGATAAAGATACCAATTCTGGACTTATCATTTCAGACATCAGATTTTGCTAAACTGGCTTTGATATTGTATGTCGCACGATCATTGGCTACAAGACAGGATTACATTAAAGATTTCAAAAGTGCTTTTGTGCCGATTATTGCACCTGTTATCCTGATTTGCGGACTCATTGCACCATCGGATTTATCTACTTCGGCTTTATTATTTTTGACTTGTTTTTTGATGATGTTTATAGGTAGAATTTCATTAAAGTATGTCTTTTTATTGGTTCTGTTGGGTGCTTTAGTTTTTGCAGGGATTTTTGTGATAGGAACTTATTTTCCGGAGCATGTCAGAGTAGAAACATGGGTGTCCAGAATACAGGAATTTATGTATTCAGACGGTCAGTATCAGGTACAGCAATCCAAGATTGCCATTGCAGAAGGTGGATTTTTTGGTCTCGGCCCGGGTAATAGTATTCAAAGGAATATTTTACCATACGCATATGCAGACTTCATTTTTGCGATTATTTGTGAAGAATATGGTTTTTTTGGCGGAATTGCAATCTTGGGATTATTTTTATGGTTACTGATTCGATGTGTCAGTCTGGTGACCAGATGTCCCAAAACTTTCGGTACCATGCTTGCGATTGGTCTTTGTCTGAATATTGTGATACAGGCATTTGCTAATATTTCAGTATCCGTGCAGCTTGTACCTGCCACCGGACTTACATTGCCCATGATCAGTATGGGAGGAACGTCCTTCCTCTTCACCTGTATCGCTTTGGGAATCATACTCAGTGTGAGCAGATTTGTAGAACAGGCACAGGAGGAGAAGAAAAAACTGGAACAAATAGAAATGGCAGATGCGGGTAATCATTAG
- a CDS encoding UDP-N-acetylmuramate--L-alanine ligase has protein sequence MSTLASIRNVYFIGIGGIGMSAIARYFLANGRNVFGYDRTRTVLTEKLELEGMMIHYTDDVSQIPEEIELVIYTPAVPQDHKELNYFLDNGFEVIKRSEALGWISRDKKSIAIAGTHGKTTTSTLTAHVLKQGGIDVSAFLGGIAVDYDSNFLIGKSEWVVLEADEYDRSFLRLTPYFAAILSMDPDHLDIYGDSDTMKEGYLEFAGKVAEGGVMLIREDLKKYFKEAQLKQFEKNGVTFLTFGYENADIKLSGIRVNDGKFVFDYTFRDHDWKGIHINLPGRHNAENALVAITFGILCGLTESKIRQALSGFKGIQRRFERVFESEDVVYIDDYAHHPTELKAAIEAAGALYPDRKLTGIFQPHLYSRTRDFADGFAEELDKLDEIILMDIYPARELPIVGVDSNLIFDKLKNINKILVTKDTLMKALESRRPEVLLTLGAGDIDTFVPLIKEKLANGH, from the coding sequence ATGAGTACACTGGCTTCAATTAGAAATGTATATTTTATTGGAATCGGAGGTATCGGGATGAGTGCAATAGCAAGATATTTTCTTGCAAATGGCAGAAATGTTTTTGGCTATGACCGAACCCGAACCGTGCTGACCGAAAAACTCGAACTGGAAGGAATGATGATTCATTATACTGATGATGTATCACAGATTCCGGAGGAGATTGAATTGGTTATTTATACACCGGCTGTACCACAGGACCATAAGGAGCTGAATTATTTTCTTGATAATGGGTTTGAAGTTATCAAGAGATCGGAAGCTTTGGGTTGGATCAGCAGGGATAAAAAATCCATTGCAATCGCAGGTACACATGGTAAAACAACCACAAGTACACTGACAGCTCACGTTCTGAAACAGGGGGGAATAGATGTCTCAGCATTTTTAGGAGGAATTGCGGTGGATTACGATTCAAATTTTCTGATTGGAAAAAGTGAATGGGTGGTTTTGGAAGCGGATGAGTACGATAGGTCTTTTTTGAGATTGACGCCTTATTTTGCTGCAATACTTTCTATGGATCCGGATCATTTGGATATTTATGGTGACAGTGACACTATGAAAGAAGGATATCTGGAATTTGCAGGGAAAGTAGCTGAGGGCGGAGTAATGTTGATCAGAGAAGATTTAAAGAAATACTTCAAAGAAGCACAACTTAAGCAGTTTGAAAAAAATGGTGTGACTTTCCTGACATTCGGGTACGAAAATGCGGATATAAAGTTGTCTGGAATCAGAGTAAATGATGGAAAGTTTGTTTTTGATTATACTTTCAGAGATCATGATTGGAAAGGCATTCACATAAATCTACCAGGAAGACATAATGCTGAAAATGCGCTGGTTGCCATCACATTCGGAATATTGTGCGGATTGACAGAGAGTAAAATCAGACAGGCACTTTCAGGATTCAAAGGAATTCAGCGAAGATTTGAGAGAGTATTTGAAAGTGAGGATGTCGTCTATATTGATGATTATGCGCATCATCCCACGGAGTTGAAAGCGGCGATAGAAGCAGCAGGAGCTCTTTATCCGGACAGAAAGCTGACCGGAATATTTCAGCCACATCTTTATTCCAGAACACGGGATTTTGCAGATGGATTTGCGGAGGAATTGGACAAGCTGGATGAGATCATTCTGATGGATATATACCCGGCAAGAGAGTTGCCGATAGTAGGAGTGGACAGTAATTTGATATTTGATAAATTAAAAAATATAAATAAGATTCTGGTAACAAAAGATACATTGATGAAGGCGCTGGAAAGCAGAAGACCCGAGGTACTTCTTACACTTGGAGCGGGCGATATCGATACTTTTGTACCATTAATCAAAGAAAAATTAGCCAATGGCCATTAA
- the ftsA gene encoding cell division protein FtsA yields MSDHLKTRNIAVALDIGTTKVCAIAGHLNEYGKLEIVGVGTVKSEGVSRGVVSNIDKTVKAIREAVDIAERNAQCKIKVVHVGIAGQHIKSLHHHGLLVRHESNTEISQDDIDRLIKDMYKLVLPPGDKILHVVPQEYTVDDEQDIFDPIGMSGVRLEANFHIITGQISASRNILRCVEKAGLDVADVTLEPIASAASVLSDEEKEAGVALVDIGGGTTDITIFKDGIIRHTCVIPFGGGVITKDIREGCTVMNEQAEKLKVKFGSAMADEIYDNRIITIPGFKGRDHKEISEKNLARIIQARAEEIFDYVLWEIRRSGYENKLIAGMVLTGGGSLLKHIDLLSEYHTGLPTRVGQPIEHLAHGYSSQLASPVYSTAVGLLKHTIDNLSSKTAYVEEWKKITEDPGLKMNSSRLESPEMNNMPEEVEDSEKQKGKGIFNKLFTLTKDFFETVPDSEF; encoded by the coding sequence ATGAGTGATCATCTGAAAACCAGGAATATTGCTGTGGCCCTGGACATAGGGACAACAAAAGTTTGCGCCATTGCCGGCCACCTCAACGAGTATGGAAAGCTCGAAATTGTTGGGGTTGGTACTGTCAAATCTGAAGGAGTGTCCCGAGGCGTTGTTTCTAATATCGATAAAACGGTAAAAGCTATTCGCGAAGCTGTAGATATAGCTGAAAGAAATGCCCAGTGCAAAATTAAGGTCGTACACGTCGGAATCGCCGGACAACATATCAAAAGCTTACATCACCATGGTCTTCTGGTAAGACATGAGTCCAATACTGAAATCAGTCAGGATGATATTGACAGGCTCATCAAGGATATGTATAAACTGGTTTTGCCACCAGGTGACAAGATTTTGCATGTTGTGCCACAAGAATATACCGTTGATGATGAACAGGATATCTTTGATCCTATCGGTATGTCAGGAGTACGACTGGAAGCCAATTTTCATATTATCACAGGTCAGATTTCTGCAAGTCGCAATATTCTGAGATGTGTGGAGAAAGCTGGTCTTGATGTAGCTGATGTAACTTTAGAGCCCATCGCTTCTGCTGCATCAGTACTTAGTGATGAAGAAAAAGAAGCAGGGGTTGCTCTGGTAGATATCGGAGGTGGTACTACAGATATTACGATATTCAAAGACGGTATCATCAGACATACCTGTGTAATTCCTTTCGGAGGTGGTGTGATTACCAAAGATATCAGGGAAGGTTGTACCGTCATGAACGAGCAGGCTGAAAAGCTAAAGGTGAAGTTTGGATCAGCGATGGCCGATGAAATTTATGACAACAGGATTATTACGATACCCGGATTTAAAGGGCGTGATCATAAGGAAATTTCTGAAAAGAATCTTGCCCGAATTATTCAGGCCAGAGCTGAAGAAATCTTCGATTATGTACTGTGGGAAATCCGTAGATCAGGATACGAAAACAAACTCATAGCAGGAATGGTACTGACAGGTGGTGGTTCATTGTTGAAGCATATAGATTTATTGTCTGAATATCATACAGGATTGCCTACCAGAGTCGGTCAACCGATCGAACATCTGGCGCATGGTTATTCAAGTCAATTGGCCAGTCCGGTTTATTCCACTGCGGTCGGATTGTTGAAGCATACCATTGATAATCTTTCTTCCAAAACAGCTTATGTTGAAGAATGGAAAAAGATTACAGAAGATCCCGGTCTTAAAATGAATTCATCAAGATTGGAAAGTCCGGAAATGAACAATATGCCTGAAGAAGTGGAAGATAGCGAAAAGCAAAAAGGTAAAGGGATATTTAATAAATTGTTCACCCTGACCAAAGATTTTTTCGAGACAGTACCTGATTCAGAATTTTAA
- the murG gene encoding undecaprenyldiphospho-muramoylpentapeptide beta-N-acetylglucosaminyltransferase: MRVIISGGGTGGHVFPAIAIADALKSQAPDTEILFVGAEGKIEMEKVPKAGYNIIGLKVAGFQRSLTLKNLLFPFKLIAGLWKALQVVRNFKPDVAVGVGGYASGPILKVANLTGIKTVLQEQNSYAGVTNRLLADKASKICVAYEGMERFFPAEKIIFTGNPIRQDILNKIISPTEARMKLGLDPSKKTVLIFGGSLGAKSLNEAILMNIENWTAQSDINIIWQVGKLYFDHYRQTEAFTIKNVKILPFIEDMDVAYSAADLVVCRAGALTISELAVLGKAAILVPSPNVAEDHQTVNAMSLVSKEAAVLIKDSDAKLKLIHKANELLENDDLRTKMSENIKFFSRTDAAVKIADEILKLRES, encoded by the coding sequence ATGCGGGTAATCATTAGTGGTGGTGGTACAGGAGGCCATGTTTTTCCGGCCATAGCGATAGCAGATGCTTTAAAGTCTCAGGCTCCCGATACCGAAATACTTTTTGTGGGTGCTGAAGGCAAAATAGAAATGGAAAAAGTCCCGAAAGCGGGATATAATATAATAGGATTGAAAGTCGCGGGTTTTCAGAGAAGTTTGACACTTAAGAATTTGTTATTCCCATTCAAACTGATTGCAGGTTTATGGAAAGCTCTTCAGGTTGTCAGAAACTTCAAACCGGATGTTGCGGTAGGTGTGGGTGGCTATGCAAGCGGACCTATATTGAAAGTAGCAAATCTTACAGGTATTAAAACAGTCCTTCAGGAACAGAATTCTTACGCAGGAGTCACAAACAGACTTTTGGCTGATAAAGCGAGTAAAATCTGTGTAGCTTATGAAGGAATGGAACGGTTTTTTCCTGCTGAAAAGATTATTTTTACCGGAAACCCGATCAGACAGGATATTCTGAATAAAATAATCAGTCCGACGGAAGCAAGAATGAAACTCGGATTGGATCCATCCAAAAAAACAGTTTTGATTTTTGGAGGAAGTCTGGGTGCAAAATCTCTTAACGAAGCGATTTTAATGAACATTGAAAATTGGACAGCTCAGAGTGATATCAATATCATCTGGCAGGTAGGAAAACTTTATTTTGACCATTATCGGCAAACTGAAGCTTTTACAATAAAGAATGTTAAGATCCTGCCATTTATAGAAGATATGGATGTAGCATATTCTGCGGCTGATTTGGTGGTGTGCAGAGCAGGTGCTTTGACTATATCAGAACTTGCAGTATTAGGAAAGGCAGCTATTTTGGTCCCCTCTCCGAATGTTGCTGAAGATCACCAAACAGTAAATGCCATGTCATTGGTCAGTAAGGAAGCAGCAGTTCTGATAAAAGATTCAGATGCAAAGTTGAAATTGATACATAAAGCTAATGAACTTCTCGAAAATGATGATTTGAGAACGAAGATGAGCGAAAATATAAAGTTTTTTTCACGGACGGATGCAGCGGTAAAGATCGCTGATGAAATTTTGAAACTGAGGGAATCATGA
- a CDS encoding response regulator, which translates to MKNGLHDINILLADDDLADCLLFREALADLPVSACLTIVHNGEQVIERLTQKGNTLPDVLFLDLNMPLKNGYATLGEIKRHSEIYELPVIIFTTSTDAGTIKKVFRDAAHYFISKPVDFVQLKKVIYEGLTLIQNNNSLSSKEKFIISGASVIIPDQNES; encoded by the coding sequence TTGAAAAATGGTTTGCACGATATCAACATACTTCTTGCCGATGACGATTTAGCAGATTGTCTTCTATTCAGAGAAGCATTAGCTGATTTACCGGTATCTGCATGTCTTACAATAGTGCATAATGGAGAACAGGTCATAGAAAGGCTTACCCAAAAAGGAAATACGCTTCCCGATGTACTGTTTTTGGATCTCAACATGCCTCTGAAAAACGGTTATGCAACCCTAGGGGAAATAAAACGACATTCGGAGATTTATGAACTACCGGTTATAATATTTACCACTTCGACGGATGCTGGTACTATTAAAAAGGTGTTCAGGGATGCTGCTCATTATTTTATCAGTAAACCGGTTGATTTTGTGCAACTGAAAAAAGTCATTTACGAAGGACTTACTCTCATTCAAAATAATAATTCTTTATCTTCTAAAGAAAAATTTATAATATCAGGAGCTTCTGTTATCATTCCCGATCAAAATGAAAGTTAA
- a CDS encoding energy transducer TonB, with protein sequence MNVKLVLLNIISAFILLSCNTSSKLSAKTEVEKPNKKSLPETLYLVDANHNGIYELIEISEENIPVPTQGNQQFVLDFYKALRYPASARDKGIEGIVILEVFVDSKGKVTGVKTKKGISIDCVAAAEKAFIDSTVEGYFPLILQDKPTIFKMEMAVGFWLEK encoded by the coding sequence ATGAATGTGAAATTGGTCCTGTTAAACATTATATCTGCTTTTATCTTATTGAGCTGTAATACAAGTAGCAAGTTGTCTGCGAAAACTGAAGTGGAAAAACCGAACAAAAAGAGTTTGCCCGAAACTTTGTATTTAGTCGATGCAAATCATAACGGAATTTATGAATTGATAGAAATTTCTGAAGAAAATATACCTGTACCTACCCAGGGAAATCAGCAATTTGTATTGGATTTTTATAAGGCTCTTAGATATCCGGCATCTGCAAGAGACAAAGGAATCGAAGGAATCGTAATATTGGAAGTATTTGTTGATAGTAAAGGGAAAGTAACCGGTGTTAAAACCAAAAAAGGAATTTCTATAGATTGTGTTGCAGCAGCAGAAAAAGCTTTTATTGACTCGACTGTGGAGGGGTATTTTCCACTAATTTTACAGGATAAACCAACCATATTTAAAATGGAGATGGCGGTTGGATTTTGGTTAGAAAAATAG